A single region of the Halobacterium wangiae genome encodes:
- a CDS encoding 2Fe-2S iron-sulfur cluster-binding protein — protein MTDYTVEFVGTGEEIQVSDTETVLKACLREGIAQEYSCRVGMCLACSAKIEEGEVTQPAARGLTDEEAEAYALTCMARPQSDLKLDRGKYPPSIEQDAAEADAAAADDD, from the coding sequence ATGACCGACTACACCGTGGAGTTCGTCGGGACCGGCGAGGAGATTCAGGTCTCCGACACTGAGACCGTCCTGAAGGCGTGCCTCCGGGAGGGTATCGCCCAGGAGTACTCCTGCCGCGTCGGCATGTGTCTCGCCTGTTCCGCCAAGATCGAGGAGGGCGAGGTCACCCAGCCGGCGGCCCGCGGCCTCACCGACGAGGAGGCCGAGGCGTACGCGCTCACCTGCATGGCGCGCCCCCAGTCCGACCTGAAACTCGACCGCGGGAAGTACCCGCCGAGCATCGAACAGGACGCCGCCGAGGCCGACGCTGCGGCAGCGGACGACGACTGA
- a CDS encoding MBL fold metallo-hydrolase: MTTTSVSPRELYDRIRRGDASVLDVRNRDEFEAWHVDGPDVTAAHVPYMEFVSAQVTGDPADLLPETLSEPVVAVCAVGESSDEVADSLRESGVDAANLEGGMEAWADLVVSHDLGDGVVQYERPSSGCLSYLLADGEEAAVVDPLAAAAGRYAADARERDLDLRYAVDTHVHADHVSGVRAVAEETGAERVLPEGATDRGLDYDATLVGDGDVLAVGDRELVVEHAPGHTTELVVLEWGEDLLTADCLFLDGVGRPDLEDEDRARELASRQYQTLRDVVFAYGDETRVLPGHVEATTRPGERGFTRPLGAVRERLGLAELDEDAFVERLTTDLPPRPANYADIVAVNLGEREISAETLELERGPNNCAVSSA; this comes from the coding sequence ATGACCACGACGTCCGTCTCGCCGCGAGAACTGTACGACCGCATCCGACGCGGCGACGCGAGCGTCCTCGACGTGCGCAACCGCGACGAGTTCGAGGCCTGGCACGTCGACGGCCCGGACGTGACCGCCGCACACGTCCCGTACATGGAGTTCGTCTCCGCGCAGGTCACCGGTGACCCCGCGGACCTCCTCCCCGAGACGCTCTCGGAACCCGTCGTCGCCGTCTGCGCCGTCGGGGAGTCCAGCGACGAGGTCGCCGACTCGCTCCGGGAGTCGGGCGTCGACGCGGCGAACCTCGAGGGTGGGATGGAGGCGTGGGCCGACCTCGTCGTGAGCCACGACCTCGGGGACGGCGTCGTCCAGTACGAGCGCCCGTCGAGTGGCTGTCTCTCCTACCTCCTGGCGGACGGCGAGGAGGCCGCGGTCGTGGACCCGCTCGCTGCGGCCGCCGGGCGGTACGCCGCCGACGCTCGCGAACGCGACCTCGACCTCCGGTACGCGGTGGACACCCACGTCCACGCCGACCACGTCTCGGGTGTCCGCGCGGTGGCCGAGGAGACCGGCGCCGAGCGCGTGCTCCCCGAGGGAGCGACCGACCGCGGTCTCGACTACGACGCGACGCTCGTCGGCGACGGCGACGTGCTCGCGGTGGGCGACCGGGAACTGGTCGTCGAGCACGCACCCGGCCACACGACCGAACTCGTCGTCCTCGAGTGGGGCGAGGACCTGCTGACCGCGGACTGTCTGTTCCTCGACGGCGTCGGCCGGCCCGACCTGGAGGACGAGGACCGCGCTCGCGAGCTCGCCAGCCGGCAGTACCAGACGCTCCGGGACGTCGTGTTCGCCTACGGCGACGAGACGCGCGTGCTCCCGGGACACGTCGAGGCGACCACGCGCCCGGGGGAGCGAGGGTTCACGCGACCCCTGGGAGCGGTCCGAGAGCGCCTCGGACTCGCGGAACTCGACGAGGACGCGTTCGTCGAGCGACTCACGACGGACCTCCCGCCGCGGCCCGCGAACTACGCGGACATCGTCGCGGTGAACCTGGGGGAACGGGAAATCAGCGCGGAGACGCTGGAACTGGAGCGGGGGCCGAACAACTGCGCGGTGTCCTCCGCGTAG
- a CDS encoding rubrerythrin family protein yields MDADNFRDSVEAANATQLDRLGSSKRLVAITGADLSEETVLRAAAASEAAATEVFEAWAADSDGDAAETFESFAAHERDHYDRVTAELGDEVAAESGAVHDYLREQDDAVSRAGATVGRGLVATRTLTQFVGYFVNAADEARADLFRELKRETSEDTDAAVELLAATCESDEDWERAEAAATGAVDAAYEEYVAALEGMGVNAKSVC; encoded by the coding sequence ATGGACGCCGACAACTTCCGCGACAGCGTCGAGGCAGCCAACGCGACGCAACTCGACCGCCTCGGTTCCTCGAAGCGCCTGGTCGCCATCACGGGCGCGGACCTCTCCGAGGAGACGGTGCTCCGCGCGGCCGCCGCCAGCGAGGCCGCGGCCACCGAGGTGTTCGAGGCGTGGGCCGCCGACAGCGACGGCGACGCGGCGGAGACGTTCGAGTCGTTCGCGGCGCACGAGCGCGACCACTACGACCGCGTCACGGCGGAACTCGGCGACGAAGTCGCAGCCGAGTCGGGCGCCGTCCACGACTACCTCCGCGAGCAGGACGACGCCGTCTCGCGTGCCGGCGCCACCGTCGGCCGCGGCCTCGTCGCCACTCGCACGCTCACGCAGTTCGTCGGCTACTTCGTCAACGCGGCCGACGAGGCCCGCGCGGACCTGTTCCGCGAGTTGAAGCGCGAGACGAGCGAGGACACCGACGCAGCGGTCGAACTGCTGGCAGCGACCTGCGAGAGCGACGAGGACTGGGAGCGCGCGGAAGCCGCCGCCACTGGCGCCGTCGACGCCGCCTACGAGGAGTACGTAGCCGCGCTGGAGGGGATGGGCGTGAACGCGAAGTCGGTCTGTTAG
- a CDS encoding glutaredoxin family protein, with protein MAFNPMDSSMDQEAVDDIVDAAIANNEVVLFMKGDARMPQCGFSDRAVELISQYRPDVHTVDTLQSLDEFRVALEEHSGWETIPQTFVDGEFVGGSDILAELEERGELGDELKAENAAPVEDDGLDDEIQSPF; from the coding sequence ATGGCCTTCAACCCGATGGACTCCTCGATGGACCAGGAGGCGGTCGACGACATCGTCGACGCCGCGATCGCGAACAACGAGGTCGTCCTCTTCATGAAAGGGGACGCGAGGATGCCCCAGTGTGGCTTCTCGGACCGCGCCGTCGAACTGATCTCCCAGTACCGCCCGGACGTCCACACGGTGGACACGCTCCAGAGCCTCGACGAGTTCCGCGTCGCTCTCGAGGAGCACAGCGGCTGGGAGACCATCCCCCAGACGTTCGTCGACGGCGAGTTCGTCGGCGGCAGCGACATCCTGGCCGAACTGGAGGAGCGCGGCGAACTCGGCGACGAACTCAAAGCGGAGAACGCAGCACCGGTCGAGGACGACGGCCTCGACGACGAGATCCAGTCGCCGTTCTAG
- the phoU gene encoding phosphate signaling complex protein PhoU translates to MARQSYQDKLEALQSDVLYMSEVVTDRLRLALESMEQKDSDTAWDVIDGDDEVNQLYLDLEEDCIDLLALQQPVAGDLRLIASSFKIITDLERIGDLAVNLAEHTLDARRDMFPEVDIQSIGDTTVQMVEDAMDAYAAEDIDACYAIAASDDDLDDRCRAASNTVMRDLIETEIDDETEEAEVEALMQDVSRLLLTIRDLERVGDHAVNICARTVYMVEKDDELIY, encoded by the coding sequence ATGGCAAGACAGAGCTATCAGGACAAACTGGAGGCCCTTCAGAGCGACGTCCTATACATGAGCGAGGTCGTCACGGACCGCCTCCGGCTCGCACTCGAATCGATGGAACAGAAGGACAGCGACACTGCGTGGGACGTCATCGACGGCGACGACGAGGTCAACCAACTCTACCTCGACCTCGAGGAGGACTGTATCGACCTGCTCGCACTCCAGCAGCCGGTCGCGGGCGACCTCCGACTCATCGCGTCCTCGTTCAAGATCATCACCGACCTCGAACGCATCGGCGACCTCGCTGTGAACCTCGCCGAACACACCCTCGACGCCCGCCGCGACATGTTCCCCGAGGTCGACATCCAGTCCATCGGCGACACGACCGTCCAGATGGTCGAGGACGCGATGGACGCCTACGCGGCCGAGGACATCGACGCGTGCTACGCCATCGCGGCCAGCGACGACGACCTCGACGACCGCTGTCGGGCCGCCTCCAACACCGTGATGCGGGACCTCATCGAGACCGAGATCGACGACGAGACCGAGGAAGCAGAAGTCGAGGCGCTCATGCAGGACGTCTCCCGCCTCCTGCTCACCATCCGCGACCTCGAACGCGTCGGCGACCACGCGGTGAACATCTGCGCCCGCACCGTCTACATGGTCGAGAAGGACGACGAACTGATCTACTAA
- the pstB gene encoding phosphate ABC transporter ATP-binding protein PstB, whose translation MLVETDVAGATSSRDQPAVTPDPIIRSRDLNVYYGDELALDSIDMDIPEQRVTAIIGPSGCGKSTFLRCINRMNDRIPSARVEGELTLRGKNVYDADVDPVALRRRVGMVFQEPNPFPKSIYDNVAYGLEIQNVEGDYDEIVEQSLKRAALWDEVEDRLDESGLDLSGGQQQRLCIARAIAVDPEVILMDEPASALDPVATSQVEDLIEELAEDYTVVIVTHNMQQAARISDKTAVFLTGGELVEFGDTDQIFENPESQRVEDYITGKFG comes from the coding sequence ATGCTCGTCGAGACCGACGTCGCGGGCGCGACAAGCTCCCGCGACCAGCCGGCGGTGACGCCCGACCCCATCATCCGCTCCCGGGACCTGAACGTCTACTACGGCGACGAACTCGCACTCGACAGCATCGACATGGACATCCCGGAGCAACGGGTGACCGCCATCATCGGCCCCTCGGGCTGCGGGAAGTCGACATTCCTCCGGTGTATCAACCGGATGAACGACCGCATCCCCTCGGCGCGCGTCGAGGGCGAGCTGACGCTCCGCGGGAAGAACGTCTACGACGCCGACGTCGACCCCGTCGCGCTCCGCCGCCGCGTCGGCATGGTGTTCCAGGAGCCGAACCCGTTCCCGAAGAGCATCTACGACAACGTCGCCTACGGCCTGGAGATCCAGAACGTCGAGGGCGACTACGACGAGATCGTCGAGCAATCCCTCAAGCGAGCGGCGCTCTGGGACGAGGTCGAGGACCGCCTCGACGAGTCCGGTCTCGACCTCTCCGGCGGGCAACAGCAGCGCCTCTGCATCGCTCGCGCCATCGCCGTCGACCCCGAGGTCATCCTCATGGACGAGCCAGCGAGCGCACTCGACCCCGTCGCGACGAGCCAGGTCGAGGACCTCATCGAGGAACTCGCCGAGGACTACACGGTCGTCATCGTCACCCACAACATGCAGCAGGCCGCCCGCATCTCCGACAAGACCGCCGTCTTCCTCACCGGCGGCGAACTCGTCGAGTTCGGGGACACCGACCAGATCTTCGAGAACCCGGAGAGCCAGCGCGTCGAAGATTACATTACCGGCAAGTTCGGATAA
- the pstA gene encoding phosphate ABC transporter permease PstA, producing the protein MATNTETESEGFGRVSRSTGVVFRYLLLGATLFGLVFVTVLLAYVANDAIQPLTADPGWHLTFFLTLVVPTLAVAGYLYRQPEDVLNTGALSIGLVVVSLLFSGGAAMIFVDIVTPLTWLAFVVALAVPAAVTAAVVRYDHRVPFTAQFVVTVAAFYLSLFGIPGPVTDIQVVPGLFGLISGVPFAPAPWLMLVGTLGLPIAFVSGRIVAHDRGRRTTVLLTLAFLAVAAAGGVVAPFVGVDPVPGTVVATVGLVLPLAYAVNVAVNRPAERAGLLLPAAVVVGALVGAIAVDALGFAGPQSWIDWAFLTSPHSSSAEEAGFYPSIAGSILLMLTVAVFSFPVGVGAAVYLEEYAPDNKFTRVIDVNISNLAGVPSVVYGLLGLALFVTYLGQSPGTVLIGGATLGLLILPIVIISAREAIRAVPEEMRAASFGMGATRWQTVRTVVLPRSFSGILTGTILALGRAIGETAPLIMIGAPNTKFSVPTGISEAASAMPLQVYAWSSLYAGPEFYEKVVPAGVVVLVAVLLAMNSIAIVLRNKFQTGE; encoded by the coding sequence ATGGCCACGAACACAGAGACGGAGTCCGAGGGGTTCGGCCGGGTCAGCCGGTCCACGGGCGTGGTGTTCCGCTACCTCCTGCTGGGCGCGACGCTGTTCGGCCTCGTCTTCGTCACCGTCCTGCTCGCCTACGTCGCGAACGACGCCATCCAGCCGCTGACGGCGGACCCCGGCTGGCACCTCACGTTCTTCCTGACGCTGGTCGTGCCGACGCTCGCAGTCGCGGGCTACCTCTACCGCCAGCCCGAGGACGTCCTGAACACGGGCGCGCTCTCGATCGGACTGGTGGTCGTCTCGCTGCTGTTCAGCGGCGGGGCCGCGATGATATTCGTGGACATCGTCACGCCGCTGACGTGGCTGGCGTTCGTCGTCGCGCTCGCCGTGCCCGCCGCGGTCACCGCCGCCGTGGTCAGGTACGACCACCGTGTCCCCTTCACCGCGCAGTTCGTCGTCACCGTGGCGGCGTTCTACCTCTCGCTGTTCGGTATCCCCGGCCCGGTAACCGACATCCAGGTCGTTCCGGGCCTGTTCGGTCTCATCTCCGGCGTCCCCTTCGCGCCTGCACCGTGGCTGATGCTCGTTGGGACCCTCGGCCTCCCCATCGCCTTCGTCAGCGGTCGAATCGTCGCCCACGACCGCGGCCGACGTACCACCGTCCTGCTCACCCTCGCCTTCCTCGCGGTGGCGGCCGCGGGCGGGGTCGTGGCACCGTTCGTCGGCGTCGACCCGGTTCCGGGCACCGTCGTCGCCACGGTCGGTCTCGTCCTGCCGCTGGCGTACGCCGTGAACGTCGCCGTGAACCGCCCGGCGGAGCGCGCCGGACTGCTGCTGCCCGCGGCCGTCGTCGTCGGTGCGCTCGTCGGCGCGATCGCCGTCGACGCGCTCGGGTTCGCGGGTCCCCAGTCGTGGATCGACTGGGCGTTCCTCACCAGCCCGCACAGTTCCTCCGCCGAGGAGGCCGGTTTCTACCCCTCCATCGCCGGCTCCATCCTCCTGATGCTGACCGTCGCCGTGTTCTCGTTCCCGGTCGGCGTCGGCGCCGCGGTCTACCTCGAAGAGTACGCGCCCGACAACAAGTTCACGCGCGTCATCGACGTCAACATCTCGAACCTCGCGGGCGTCCCGTCGGTCGTCTACGGGCTGCTCGGCCTCGCGCTGTTCGTCACCTACCTCGGCCAGTCGCCCGGGACGGTGCTCATCGGCGGCGCGACGCTGGGGCTGCTCATCCTCCCGATCGTCATCATCTCCGCGCGGGAGGCCATCCGGGCGGTGCCCGAGGAGATGCGCGCCGCGTCCTTCGGCATGGGCGCGACGCGCTGGCAGACCGTCAGGACCGTCGTGTTGCCGCGGTCGTTCTCAGGCATCCTCACCGGGACGATTCTCGCGCTCGGCCGCGCCATCGGCGAGACGGCGCCGCTCATCATGATCGGCGCACCCAACACCAAGTTCTCGGTCCCGACCGGCATCTCGGAGGCGGCCAGCGCGATGCCCCTGCAGGTGTACGCGTGGTCGAGCCTCTACGCCGGACCGGAGTTCTACGAGAAGGTGGTTCCGGCCGGCGTCGTGGTGCTCGTCGCCGTCCTGCTGGCGATGAACTCCATCGCGATCGTGCTGCGGAACAAGTTCCAGACCGGAGAGTGA